In the genome of Afifella aestuarii, one region contains:
- a CDS encoding aminotransferase, producing MDEHVTANDLETLDRAHVFHPSTHLAQFARGEAPSRIVTGGKGCTIVDRDGRKSLDAFAGLYCVNVGYGRQEIADAIYAQAKELAYFHAYAGHSNEQVIRLSSRIVDKVGLGMQRIYWGLSGSDANETNIKLVWYYNNVMGRPEKKKIISRQRGYHGSGIMTGSLTGLALFHNAFDLPRSPILHTSCPHYWRYGREGESEADFSKRMAAELEELILAEGPETVAAFIGEPVMGTGGIIPPPEGYWQEIQAILKKYDILLIADEVVTGFGRTGEYFGSHTYGIEPDLITIAKGVTSAYLPLSGVIVGEKVWQGLEKGTDDLGVIGHGWTYSAHPTCAAAANANLDIIDREDLTANARDTGGYLLKSLQEAVGDHRLVGEVRGVGLMAAVEFVGDKDTKAAPDPSLKVGMKMSAALLEEGVIARAMPHSECLGFSPPLVITRDEVDQVVSATKRVIERISESL from the coding sequence ATGGACGAACACGTCACCGCCAATGACCTGGAAACACTCGACCGGGCGCATGTCTTCCACCCGTCGACGCATCTTGCGCAATTTGCGCGTGGCGAGGCGCCGTCGCGGATCGTGACCGGGGGCAAAGGCTGCACCATCGTCGATCGGGACGGGCGCAAAAGCCTCGATGCCTTTGCGGGCCTTTATTGTGTGAACGTCGGATACGGGCGGCAGGAGATCGCAGACGCGATCTACGCCCAGGCGAAGGAGCTTGCCTATTTCCACGCCTATGCGGGCCATTCCAACGAGCAGGTGATCCGGCTGTCGAGCCGGATCGTCGACAAGGTCGGCCTCGGGATGCAGCGCATCTATTGGGGGCTCTCCGGATCGGATGCCAACGAGACCAACATCAAGCTCGTCTGGTACTACAACAACGTGATGGGGCGGCCGGAAAAGAAAAAGATCATCTCCAGGCAGCGCGGCTATCACGGCTCGGGCATCATGACGGGAAGCCTGACGGGTCTTGCGCTTTTCCACAATGCATTCGATCTCCCACGCTCGCCGATCCTGCACACGTCGTGCCCGCATTACTGGCGCTACGGCCGGGAAGGGGAAAGCGAGGCGGATTTTTCCAAACGCATGGCTGCAGAGCTCGAGGAACTGATCCTTGCCGAGGGACCGGAGACGGTCGCGGCCTTCATCGGTGAGCCCGTTATGGGAACCGGCGGGATCATTCCGCCGCCTGAGGGATACTGGCAGGAAATTCAGGCGATCCTGAAAAAGTACGACATTCTCCTGATTGCCGATGAGGTCGTCACGGGATTTGGGCGCACCGGCGAATATTTCGGTTCGCACACCTACGGCATCGAGCCGGATCTCATCACCATCGCCAAAGGCGTGACGTCAGCCTATCTGCCTTTGTCGGGCGTTATCGTCGGCGAAAAAGTCTGGCAGGGGCTCGAAAAGGGGACCGACGATCTCGGCGTCATCGGTCATGGCTGGACCTATTCCGCGCATCCGACCTGTGCGGCCGCGGCGAACGCCAACCTCGATATCATCGACCGCGAAGATCTCACGGCAAATGCTCGTGACACCGGCGGCTATCTTCTCAAATCCCTGCAGGAGGCGGTCGGCGATCACCGGCTTGTCGGCGAGGTCCGTGGTGTTGGCCTGATGGCGGCGGTCGAATTCGTCGGAGACAAGGATACGAAGGCGGCGCCGGACCCGTCCTTGAAAGTCGGCATGAAAATGTCGGCCGCGCTCCTGGAAGAGGGCGTGATCGCCCGGGCGATGCCGCACAGCGAATGTCTTGGCTTCTCGCCTCCGCTCGTGATCACCCGTGACGAGGTCGACCAGGTTGTCTCGGCAACGAAACGGGTCATCGAACGCATCTCCGAAAGCCTTTGA
- the doeB gene encoding N(2)-acetyl-L-2,4-diaminobutanoate deacetylase DoeB → MIDSPIVPTVDFEHEGIQHGYLRLPWSRDDSAWGNLMIPITVVSNGPGPTALVTGGSHGDEYEGPVALADFARKVTLDDITGRIILVPFMNYPAFRAGTRLSPIDTFNLNRTFPGRADGSVTEKIADYIQRVLLPMADLVLDFHSGGKTLDFLPFAACHVLENKAQEARCREARDAFCAPYSMTMLEIDAVGMLDTAAESLGKAFVTTEIGGGGTSTARTLAIARRGLANVLKHAGILAGPLEHQPSIFLDMPGPECFSFSQSEGFIEPAVDLGAQVRKGDLLLSVHPIERLGGRPQEYRAGLDGILAARHFPGLVGLGDCLAVVATTEPDKPAEG, encoded by the coding sequence ATGATTGACAGCCCCATCGTTCCGACCGTCGATTTTGAGCACGAAGGCATCCAGCACGGTTATCTGAGACTGCCATGGAGCCGCGACGACAGCGCATGGGGCAATCTCATGATCCCGATCACGGTCGTGAGCAACGGCCCCGGCCCGACCGCCCTCGTCACCGGCGGCAGCCACGGCGACGAATATGAGGGACCCGTCGCACTCGCCGATTTTGCCCGGAAGGTCACGCTCGATGACATCACAGGGCGCATCATCCTCGTTCCCTTCATGAACTACCCGGCGTTTCGTGCAGGAACCCGCCTTTCGCCCATCGACACGTTCAATCTCAACCGCACCTTCCCAGGACGCGCGGACGGCAGTGTGACGGAGAAGATCGCCGACTACATTCAGCGCGTTCTGCTGCCCATGGCGGATCTGGTGCTCGACTTCCATTCCGGCGGAAAGACACTCGATTTCCTGCCTTTTGCGGCCTGTCACGTGCTCGAAAACAAGGCGCAGGAGGCGCGTTGCCGGGAAGCCCGAGATGCGTTCTGCGCGCCCTATTCGATGACCATGCTGGAAATCGACGCCGTCGGCATGCTCGACACGGCCGCAGAATCCCTCGGCAAAGCCTTCGTCACGACGGAAATCGGCGGGGGTGGAACCTCCACTGCGCGGACATTGGCGATCGCCCGACGCGGCCTCGCAAACGTCCTCAAACATGCGGGCATTCTGGCAGGCCCGCTCGAGCACCAGCCATCCATATTTCTGGATATGCCCGGACCGGAATGTTTTTCCTTCAGCCAGTCCGAAGGCTTCATCGAGCCCGCGGTCGATCTTGGGGCGCAGGTCAGAAAGGGGGATCTCCTCCTCTCAGTGCACCCGATCGAGCGTTTGGGCGGAAGGCCTCAAGAGTATCGAGCAGGTCTCGACGGTATCCTCGCCGCGCGTCATTTTCCCGGGCTCGTCGGTCTTGGTGACTGTCTCGCGGTCGTCGCAACCACGGAGCCTGATAAGCCGGCCGAAGGGTAG
- a CDS encoding quinone oxidoreductase family protein, with amino-acid sequence MTSVVRVHAHGGPEVLQVEDEEVGAPGEGEVKIRHEAIGLNYLDTYYRTGLYNAPNGLPLTPGNEGAGTVVSVGAGVSRFRPGDRVAYVGGLGAYAAERLISADSLVRLPDEIDFKTGAAMMLKGLTAQYLLRQTFRVERGQTVLFHAAAGGVGLIACQWAKHLGATVIGTVGSPDKAELAKAHGCTHTVNYREEDFVARVRDITDGRLCDVVYDSVGQSTYPGSLDCLKPRGMWVSFGQSSGPIKDFNLALLAQKGSLYACRPTLFSYIAKRESLQAMADDLFHVVASGFVKIEVNQEFALKDVADAHRALESRATTGATVLVP; translated from the coding sequence GTGACGAGTGTCGTTCGAGTTCACGCGCATGGCGGGCCAGAGGTGCTGCAGGTCGAAGACGAAGAGGTCGGCGCGCCGGGGGAGGGCGAAGTCAAGATCCGGCATGAGGCGATCGGGCTCAACTACCTCGATACCTACTACCGCACGGGCCTCTACAACGCGCCGAACGGCTTGCCGCTCACGCCCGGCAACGAAGGGGCAGGAACCGTCGTCTCCGTCGGGGCTGGGGTTTCGCGTTTTCGGCCGGGTGATCGGGTCGCCTATGTCGGCGGACTTGGCGCCTATGCAGCCGAGCGACTGATTTCTGCCGATAGTCTGGTGCGGCTTCCCGACGAGATCGACTTCAAGACCGGCGCGGCGATGATGCTGAAGGGGCTGACGGCCCAGTATCTCCTGCGCCAGACGTTTCGGGTCGAACGCGGGCAGACGGTCCTCTTTCATGCGGCTGCCGGCGGGGTCGGGTTGATCGCCTGCCAATGGGCGAAACATCTCGGAGCGACCGTCATCGGGACCGTCGGATCGCCCGATAAGGCGGAACTCGCGAAAGCGCACGGCTGCACGCACACCGTCAATTATCGCGAAGAGGACTTCGTCGCTCGCGTCAGGGACATCACAGATGGTCGGCTGTGCGACGTCGTCTATGATTCGGTCGGCCAGAGCACCTATCCCGGGTCGCTCGATTGCCTGAAGCCACGGGGTATGTGGGTGTCCTTCGGCCAATCTTCTGGGCCGATCAAGGACTTCAACCTCGCATTGCTGGCCCAGAAGGGGTCGCTTTACGCCTGCCGGCCCACCCTTTTCAGCTACATCGCCAAGCGCGAAAGCCTGCAGGCGATGGCAGACGATCTCTTTCACGTCGTGGCGAGTGGTTTCGTGAAGATCGAAGTCAACCAGGAATTCGCGTTGAAGGATGTGGCAGACGCCCATCGTGCGCTTGAAAGCCGGGCGACGACGGGAGCGACCGTCCTTGTTCCGTGA